One genomic window of Corynebacterium massiliense DSM 45435 includes the following:
- a CDS encoding PhoX family protein: MTFLRKNLLRANPFASSRSSLTCQYKCGNACLGDCDNTSSNPYFGDQFSRRKALRAGGLAVVSVGGGAALAACATGAENENGADSKTGDSASGGKTTASESATDQPSADGMHFDSVEPNEKDEVVVPAGYEQSVLIAWGDPVVKGAPEFDVHNQKAADAEKQFGFNNDFAGLLEHPSDDSRLLYVCNHEYTTEPQMFPGYDSDNPTDEQIRLGWANHGMTVLEVSKDAKSGKLTRKFGDLNRRITATTPFTLTGPAAGSEFVKTSADSTGTRVLGTIANCSGGVTPWGTVLSGEENFDSYFANASSSDKRTQESLERFGFKDEASTRKWERLDERFDLAKNPNEANRFGYVVEVNPYDPKSTPVKHSAVGRFKHEAANVHITKDGTVVTYSGDDSRFEYIYKFVSSKKVKEGDTAHNMTILDNGTLYVAVMDGNSPEDEIDGSGVLPDDGAFDGKGRWVKLLTADTDNNKYESHVDGFSAEEVAVFTREAADKVGATKMDRPEDVDINPQTGKVYAALTNNSYRGATGKDAKKSKEGPKEWAPVKENKNGMVMEIDDDHAGESFTWNLFLVCGDPKVANSYFGGFDKERVSPISCPDNLAFDPHGNMWISTDGNALGSNDGLYAVTTEGATRGELKCFLTVPVGAETCGPIVDADRVMVNVQHPGEDDEAAFDEPSSHWPDGGNSTPRPAVVVVWPKEGKVGEK; the protein is encoded by the coding sequence GTGACTTTCCTGCGTAAAAACCTACTGCGGGCCAACCCGTTCGCCTCGTCGCGTTCCAGCCTGACCTGCCAGTACAAGTGCGGCAACGCCTGCCTCGGCGACTGCGACAACACCTCGTCCAACCCCTACTTCGGCGACCAGTTCTCCCGCCGCAAGGCTCTGCGCGCCGGCGGCCTCGCCGTCGTCTCCGTCGGCGGCGGCGCAGCCCTGGCCGCGTGCGCCACTGGTGCAGAAAACGAAAACGGCGCCGACTCGAAGACCGGGGACTCCGCTAGCGGCGGCAAGACCACCGCCAGCGAATCCGCCACGGACCAGCCCAGTGCCGACGGCATGCACTTCGACAGCGTCGAGCCCAACGAGAAGGACGAGGTCGTCGTGCCGGCGGGCTACGAGCAGTCCGTCCTCATCGCGTGGGGCGACCCGGTGGTCAAGGGCGCGCCCGAGTTCGATGTGCACAACCAGAAGGCCGCCGACGCGGAAAAGCAGTTCGGCTTCAACAATGACTTCGCGGGTCTGCTCGAGCACCCGAGCGACGATTCGCGCCTTCTCTACGTGTGCAACCACGAGTACACCACCGAGCCGCAGATGTTCCCCGGCTACGACTCGGACAACCCGACCGACGAGCAGATCCGTTTGGGCTGGGCCAACCACGGCATGACGGTGCTGGAGGTGTCCAAGGACGCAAAGAGCGGCAAACTCACCCGCAAATTCGGCGACCTGAACCGCCGCATCACCGCCACCACCCCGTTCACGCTCACCGGACCGGCGGCCGGTTCCGAGTTCGTGAAAACCAGCGCGGATTCGACGGGCACGCGGGTGCTGGGGACCATCGCCAATTGCTCCGGCGGCGTCACCCCGTGGGGTACGGTCTTGTCCGGCGAGGAGAACTTCGACAGCTACTTCGCCAACGCTTCTTCCTCCGACAAGCGCACCCAGGAGTCGCTGGAGCGCTTCGGGTTCAAAGACGAGGCATCGACACGCAAGTGGGAGCGTCTGGACGAGCGCTTTGACCTGGCAAAGAACCCGAACGAGGCCAACCGTTTCGGCTACGTCGTCGAGGTCAACCCGTACGATCCGAAGTCCACGCCGGTCAAGCACTCGGCGGTGGGCCGTTTCAAGCACGAGGCCGCCAACGTCCACATCACTAAAGACGGCACCGTGGTCACCTATTCCGGCGACGACTCGCGCTTCGAGTACATCTACAAGTTCGTCAGCTCCAAGAAGGTCAAGGAGGGCGACACCGCCCACAACATGACCATCCTGGACAACGGCACGCTCTACGTTGCGGTGATGGACGGCAACTCCCCGGAAGACGAGATCGATGGCTCCGGCGTGCTGCCTGACGATGGCGCCTTCGACGGCAAGGGCCGCTGGGTCAAGCTGCTCACCGCGGACACCGACAACAACAAGTACGAGTCTCACGTGGACGGCTTCAGCGCCGAGGAGGTCGCGGTGTTTACCCGTGAGGCCGCCGACAAGGTGGGCGCAACCAAGATGGACCGCCCGGAGGACGTGGACATCAACCCGCAGACCGGCAAGGTCTACGCGGCGCTGACCAACAACTCCTACCGCGGCGCCACCGGCAAGGACGCCAAGAAGAGCAAGGAGGGCCCGAAGGAATGGGCCCCGGTTAAGGAGAACAAGAACGGCATGGTCATGGAGATCGACGATGACCACGCCGGTGAGTCCTTCACCTGGAACCTCTTCCTCGTCTGCGGTGACCCGAAGGTGGCCAACAGCTACTTCGGCGGATTCGACAAAGAACGGGTCTCCCCCATTTCGTGCCCGGACAACCTCGCCTTCGATCCGCACGGCAACATGTGGATTTCCACCGACGGCAATGCGCTGGGCTCCAACGATGGCCTCTACGCCGTGACCACCGAGGGCGCGACGCGCGGCGAGCTCAAGTGCTTCCTCACGGTTCCGGTAGGCGCGGAAACGTGCGGGCCGATTGTCGATGCCGACCGGGTCATGGTCAACGTGCAGCACCCGGGCGAGGACGACGAGGCCGCCTTTGACGAGCCGTCGTCCCACTGGCCCGACGGCGGGAACTCCACCCCGCGCCCAGCCGTCGTGGTGGTGTGGCCGAAGGAGGGGAAGGTCGGCGAGAAATAG
- the phoA gene encoding alkaline phosphatase encodes MNRVLKAGLGLGAAAVLVAGCSAPEDNASGADDNTNATAAQDKNDDQGKKDDDKSGKDTKDKDKKDKSKSKSGKNGGADLDSDIANREARGELKEHGGARRLTGDQSDFMKQAMDKTGAKNVILLIGDGMGDSEITVARNYAEGAGGMFKGIDALPVTGQYTHYSLDKETGKPDYVTDSAASGSAWSTGTKTYNGAISKDIDGEAQPTLLEIAKANGKATGNVSTAEIQDATPAVEAAHVSERGCYGPEDAEKCGDDLKEKGGKGSISEQILDTRADVTLGGGLESYEQTIQAGDAKGKTVLADAEERGYQIPKTAKELEEIKEANQDKPVLGLFGDGNLPVRWKGPKAEKQGYLQDAEKCTENEERTDDIPNLAAMTNKAIDLLDDKEDGFFLQVEGASIDKEDHMANPCGQIGETVDLDEAVQEALDFAKKDGETLVLVTADHAHTSQIVGYKDDKDIEKLAEKKGISVEEARETLYPGLSRNLITEDGSPMTVGYATSENVDVESQGHTGTQLRLAAFGPNAANVSGLTDQTDLFFTISDALGLDASKFSLDDKGKDEKKGKGDKASEKASEKADKK; translated from the coding sequence ATGAACCGCGTACTCAAGGCTGGCCTCGGTCTCGGTGCCGCTGCCGTGCTGGTTGCTGGCTGCAGCGCCCCGGAGGACAACGCGTCCGGTGCTGACGACAACACCAACGCCACCGCCGCCCAGGACAAGAACGACGACCAAGGTAAGAAGGACGACGACAAGTCCGGCAAGGACACCAAGGACAAGGATAAGAAGGACAAGTCCAAGTCGAAGTCCGGCAAGAACGGCGGGGCGGACCTGGATTCCGACATCGCCAACCGCGAGGCCCGCGGCGAGCTCAAGGAGCACGGCGGCGCTCGTCGCCTGACCGGCGACCAGAGCGACTTCATGAAGCAGGCGATGGATAAGACCGGCGCCAAGAACGTCATCCTGCTCATCGGCGATGGCATGGGCGATTCCGAGATCACCGTGGCCCGCAACTACGCGGAGGGTGCCGGCGGCATGTTCAAGGGCATCGACGCTCTGCCGGTCACCGGCCAGTACACCCACTACTCCCTGGATAAGGAGACCGGCAAGCCGGACTACGTCACCGACTCCGCCGCGTCCGGTTCCGCATGGTCCACCGGCACCAAGACCTACAACGGTGCTATCTCCAAGGACATCGACGGCGAGGCGCAGCCGACCCTGCTGGAGATCGCCAAGGCCAACGGCAAGGCGACCGGTAACGTCTCCACCGCAGAAATCCAGGACGCTACCCCGGCCGTCGAGGCGGCGCACGTCAGCGAGCGTGGCTGCTACGGCCCGGAGGACGCGGAAAAGTGCGGCGACGACCTGAAGGAGAAGGGCGGCAAGGGCTCCATCTCCGAGCAGATCCTGGACACCCGCGCTGACGTCACCCTGGGTGGCGGCCTCGAGAGCTACGAGCAGACCATCCAGGCCGGCGACGCCAAGGGCAAGACCGTGCTTGCCGATGCCGAGGAGCGCGGCTACCAGATCCCGAAGACCGCCAAGGAGCTCGAGGAGATCAAGGAAGCCAACCAGGACAAGCCGGTGCTCGGCCTGTTCGGCGACGGCAACCTCCCGGTTCGTTGGAAGGGCCCGAAGGCGGAGAAGCAGGGCTACCTCCAGGATGCTGAGAAGTGCACCGAGAATGAGGAGCGCACCGACGACATCCCGAACCTGGCGGCCATGACCAACAAGGCCATCGACCTGCTCGACGACAAGGAAGACGGCTTCTTCCTGCAGGTGGAGGGCGCGTCCATCGATAAGGAAGACCACATGGCTAACCCGTGTGGCCAGATCGGTGAGACCGTCGACCTGGACGAGGCAGTCCAGGAGGCCCTCGACTTTGCCAAGAAGGACGGCGAGACCCTCGTGCTGGTCACCGCCGACCACGCACACACCTCGCAGATTGTCGGTTACAAGGACGACAAGGACATCGAGAAGCTCGCGGAGAAGAAGGGTATCTCCGTTGAAGAGGCCCGCGAGACCCTGTACCCGGGTCTGTCCCGCAACCTCATCACCGAGGACGGCTCCCCGATGACCGTCGGCTACGCCACCTCCGAGAACGTGGACGTGGAAAGCCAGGGCCACACCGGCACCCAGCTGCGCCTGGCCGCCTTCGGACCGAACGCCGCGAACGTGTCGGGCCTGACCGACCAGACCGACCTCTTCTTCACCATCTCCGACGCCTTGGGCCTGGACGCCTCCAAGTTCAGCCTGGACGACAAGGGCAAGGATGAAAAGAAGGGCAAGGGCGACAAGGCTTCCGAGAAGGCTTCCGAAAAGGCCGACAAGAAGTAA
- a CDS encoding sodium/glutamate symporter, translating to MNIEMDMVQTIGFAVILLVIGMWLRRRVRFFERFAIPSPVIGGFLFAIINLGLWLTDVAEIEFDTTLQSFFMTMFFTTVGYGASIAILRKAGPLVLRFLVVASVLVILQDVLATALAPLVQIPSALALMTGSVAMTGGHGVSGGIAPLVEANGTAGAETVAYTAATFGLIAGSLMGGPLANRLITKHRLHAVEGGDKVDEGLLAEEPRHLRSGRVLQAFVVILIAMFIGSYVTEALNYLVGQLTEQAAFPGYFGSMIVAIILRYLSDRQQPEKYHELVPPQEVEVVGEVALALFLAMALMSIRLWELVDLALPLIVLLAAQTVLMFVFARFVTSPVMGKSYDSAIITAGHCGFGMGATPNGVANMESVVQKFTPSPVAFFVLPIVGGMFIDFVNITVIMVFLGFVS from the coding sequence ATGAATATCGAAATGGACATGGTGCAAACCATCGGGTTTGCCGTCATCCTGCTGGTCATCGGCATGTGGCTGCGCCGCCGGGTGCGCTTCTTCGAGCGATTCGCCATTCCCTCTCCGGTCATCGGCGGCTTCCTGTTCGCCATCATCAACTTGGGCCTGTGGCTTACCGACGTGGCGGAGATCGAGTTCGACACCACGCTGCAGAGCTTCTTCATGACGATGTTTTTCACCACGGTCGGCTACGGCGCGTCCATCGCGATCCTGCGCAAGGCCGGCCCGCTGGTGCTCCGGTTCCTGGTCGTCGCGTCCGTGTTGGTGATCCTGCAAGACGTCCTTGCCACCGCTCTCGCGCCGCTGGTGCAGATCCCCTCGGCGCTGGCGCTGATGACCGGCTCAGTGGCCATGACCGGCGGGCACGGGGTTTCCGGCGGCATCGCCCCGCTCGTGGAGGCCAACGGCACCGCCGGCGCGGAGACGGTCGCCTACACTGCCGCCACGTTCGGTCTGATCGCGGGCTCGCTCATGGGTGGGCCGCTGGCGAACCGGCTCATCACCAAGCACCGCCTGCACGCGGTCGAAGGCGGCGACAAGGTGGACGAGGGCCTGCTGGCCGAAGAACCGCGCCACCTACGTAGCGGACGCGTCCTCCAGGCGTTCGTGGTCATCTTGATCGCCATGTTCATCGGCTCCTACGTCACCGAGGCGCTCAATTACCTGGTGGGGCAGCTCACCGAGCAGGCCGCCTTCCCGGGGTACTTCGGCTCGATGATTGTGGCCATCATCCTGCGCTACCTGTCCGACCGGCAGCAGCCGGAGAAGTACCACGAGTTGGTGCCGCCGCAGGAGGTAGAGGTCGTCGGCGAGGTCGCCCTCGCGCTGTTCTTGGCCATGGCGCTGATGTCCATCCGCCTGTGGGAGCTGGTGGATCTTGCGCTGCCGCTCATCGTGCTGCTCGCCGCGCAGACGGTCCTCATGTTTGTCTTCGCCCGCTTTGTCACCTCCCCGGTGATGGGCAAGTCCTACGACTCGGCCATCATCACCGCCGGCCACTGCGGCTTTGGCATGGGCGCCACCCCGAACGGCGTGGCCAACATGGAGTCCGTGGTCCAGAAGTTCACACCCTCGCCCGTCGCCTTCTTCGTCCTGCCCATCGTCGGCGGCATGTTCATCGACTTCGTGAACATCACCGTCATCATGGTGTTCCTCGGCTTCGTGAGCTAG
- a CDS encoding VOC family protein, with amino-acid sequence MPTTEETTTNTLSAATHMGAITLNVGNLKRISAYYEEALGLTPIEDAEVRRERRRVLGHSTTPLVRLVETPDLPAWNGRQAGLFHTAFLYQTQQELAVTVARAAQHPESRYVGSADHLVSEAFYFTDPEGNGIELYWDRPRSEWPRRGGQVIMDTLPLDPRAYLRSHLPESAHAGAGKETGRIGHVHLQVGDTALAREFYVGQLGFGVTNDQFPQALFASAGGYHHHVAMNTWNSRGAGPRAATLGLGNVAVTVPGRADLNALTERLRSTGQAATLADDGASLTVRDPWGTAVTVSTPEAERDVDYVLGR; translated from the coding sequence ATGCCGACCACCGAAGAGACCACAACGAATACCCTGAGCGCCGCCACTCACATGGGCGCCATCACCTTGAACGTGGGCAACCTGAAGCGGATATCCGCGTACTACGAGGAGGCGCTTGGCCTTACCCCCATCGAGGACGCAGAGGTCCGCCGCGAGCGCCGTCGCGTCCTCGGCCACAGCACGACGCCCCTGGTGCGCCTCGTGGAAACCCCAGATCTGCCCGCCTGGAACGGCCGCCAGGCAGGCCTGTTCCACACCGCGTTCCTCTATCAGACCCAGCAGGAGCTCGCCGTCACCGTCGCCCGCGCGGCGCAGCACCCGGAAAGCCGCTACGTGGGCAGCGCCGACCATCTCGTGAGCGAGGCGTTCTACTTCACCGACCCGGAGGGAAACGGCATTGAGCTCTACTGGGACCGCCCCCGCAGCGAGTGGCCCCGGCGCGGCGGGCAGGTCATCATGGACACCCTTCCCCTCGACCCGCGGGCTTACCTGCGCAGCCACCTCCCCGAGTCCGCGCACGCTGGCGCCGGTAAGGAGACCGGCCGCATCGGCCACGTCCACCTGCAGGTAGGCGATACTGCCCTGGCACGGGAGTTCTACGTTGGCCAGCTCGGCTTCGGCGTGACCAATGACCAGTTCCCGCAGGCCTTGTTTGCTTCCGCGGGCGGCTACCACCACCACGTGGCTATGAATACGTGGAATTCTCGCGGCGCCGGCCCGCGTGCGGCCACCCTCGGCCTCGGGAACGTGGCCGTCACGGTCCCCGGCCGCGCGGATCTCAATGCCCTCACCGAGCGCCTCCGCTCCACCGGCCAGGCCGCCACGCTTGCCGATGACGGCGCCAGCCTCACCGTCCGCGACCCCTGGGGCACCGCGGTCACCGTCTCGACGCCCGAAGCAGAACGCGACGTCGACTACGTGCTGGGGCGGTAA
- the arcD gene encoding arginine-ornithine antiporter, whose translation MHSHKASSVAASTASLPDPPEGSGRASEAGGLAFPALLALVVGSMIGGGIFSLPQNVASAAAPGPIIIGWVITGIGMVCLALVYQFLSRRKPELDNGVYAYARAGFGNYVGFNSAWGYWLSALIGNVGYLILLFSTLGKFFPVFEGGNTVPAVILASVLLWAVHFLVISGVQTAALINTITTVAKIVPLAVFIVVVAIGFNYDLFTMDFWGSEASLGSVSEQTKSMMMITVWVFIGIEGASIYSKRAKNRSDVGKATVTGFLFMLALLVAVNLLSLGVMQRSDIANLPDVSMADVLAEVVGPWGAWLISIGVLISLIGALLSWILLCGETMQIPGSDGTMPKFFGKLNKHDAPANALWVTNAITQLFLITALFSDNVYLSMATLAAALILVPYLLSAGYALMVTVRGDTYTGKMAKGRVRDLIISLVATVYGLWLIYAAGPSNLLLSALLYLPGAAVYIWAKREKGAKHYFKPYELIILAVLAIAAVAALWMLATGSLSLV comes from the coding sequence ATGCATTCGCACAAAGCGTCCAGCGTGGCTGCCTCGACAGCCTCGCTGCCTGATCCTCCAGAGGGATCTGGGCGCGCCAGCGAAGCAGGCGGACTAGCCTTTCCGGCCCTCCTGGCCCTCGTCGTAGGCTCCATGATTGGTGGAGGCATCTTCTCCCTCCCCCAAAACGTTGCCTCCGCCGCAGCACCAGGCCCCATCATCATCGGATGGGTCATCACCGGCATCGGCATGGTGTGCCTTGCCCTGGTTTACCAGTTCCTCTCCCGCCGGAAACCAGAACTCGATAACGGCGTTTACGCCTACGCACGCGCCGGTTTCGGTAACTACGTGGGGTTCAACTCCGCGTGGGGTTACTGGCTATCAGCGCTCATCGGCAACGTCGGTTACCTTATTTTGCTGTTCTCCACGCTGGGTAAGTTCTTCCCAGTCTTCGAGGGTGGCAACACGGTACCTGCGGTGATTCTCGCCTCGGTCCTGCTGTGGGCCGTTCACTTCCTGGTCATCAGCGGCGTGCAAACCGCTGCGCTGATCAACACGATCACGACGGTGGCGAAAATCGTGCCGCTCGCGGTGTTCATTGTCGTCGTGGCTATCGGGTTCAATTACGACCTGTTCACCATGGATTTCTGGGGCAGCGAAGCGTCCCTGGGCTCGGTTTCTGAACAAACCAAGTCCATGATGATGATTACCGTCTGGGTCTTCATCGGCATCGAAGGCGCATCGATCTACTCGAAGCGCGCAAAGAACCGTTCCGATGTAGGCAAGGCCACGGTCACCGGCTTCCTGTTCATGTTGGCCCTCCTTGTGGCGGTCAACCTGCTCTCCTTGGGCGTTATGCAGCGCTCGGACATCGCCAATCTGCCCGATGTTTCTATGGCTGACGTCCTCGCCGAGGTCGTGGGCCCGTGGGGCGCCTGGCTGATTAGTATCGGCGTTCTCATCTCCCTTATCGGCGCCTTGCTGTCATGGATCCTCCTGTGCGGTGAAACCATGCAGATCCCTGGTTCGGACGGCACGATGCCGAAGTTCTTCGGCAAGCTGAACAAGCACGACGCCCCGGCCAACGCGCTATGGGTCACCAACGCCATCACCCAGTTGTTCCTCATCACGGCGTTGTTCTCCGACAATGTCTACCTGTCCATGGCTACTCTCGCCGCCGCACTCATCCTCGTGCCGTACCTGCTGTCTGCCGGATACGCGCTGATGGTGACGGTACGGGGCGACACCTACACCGGGAAGATGGCGAAAGGCCGCGTACGCGACCTCATCATCTCCCTCGTCGCCACGGTCTACGGGTTGTGGCTCATCTACGCAGCCGGGCCGTCCAACCTTCTCCTCTCAGCTCTGCTGTACCTGCCTGGTGCAGCCGTCTACATCTGGGCTAAGCGCGAAAAGGGTGCGAAGCATTACTTCAAACCCTACGAGCTCATCATCCTGGCTGTCCTGGCGATCGCCGCCGTGGCAGCACTCTGGATGTTGGCCACTGGCAGCCTCTCCCTCGTTTAA
- the arcA gene encoding arginine deiminase, with translation MTSANTPIGAWSEVGKLRQVLVCSPGRAHERLTPRNAEELLFDDVLWVEEAQRHHADFVRKMEERGVEVFEMHKMLAETLDNDEARDWILKTKLAPKNVGSGASDELYSWLKSEESGELAEKLIGGVAFSELPKDLSIMNTLAEAHEGTQFVIPPLPNTQFTRDTTAWIFGGVTLNPMHWPTRRQETLLTSAIYKFHPKFTNEDFHVWYGDPSKDQGLSSLEGGDIMPVGNGVVLIGMSERSNWQAISQVAKNLFAENAAEKVIVAGMAPDRASMHLDTVFTFCDRDIVTAYEPVTDTIIPFTIRPEDNAAGISVTRENKKFVDVVADALNLDKLRVVPTGGDAFTAEREQWDDANNVVALEPGVVVGYERNMHTNKRLEEAGIEVVSISSAELGRGRGGGHCMTCPITRDAVEY, from the coding sequence ATGACTTCCGCAAACACCCCGATTGGTGCCTGGTCCGAGGTTGGCAAACTCCGTCAGGTTCTCGTCTGCTCGCCGGGCCGCGCCCACGAGCGTCTGACCCCGCGTAACGCCGAGGAACTTCTGTTTGACGATGTTCTGTGGGTCGAGGAAGCGCAGCGCCACCACGCCGACTTCGTCCGCAAGATGGAAGAGCGCGGCGTCGAGGTCTTCGAGATGCACAAGATGCTCGCGGAAACCCTCGACAACGACGAAGCCCGCGACTGGATCCTGAAGACCAAGCTGGCCCCGAAGAATGTCGGCTCCGGAGCTTCTGACGAGCTCTACTCCTGGCTGAAGAGTGAAGAGTCGGGCGAGCTGGCCGAAAAGCTCATCGGTGGCGTGGCCTTCTCTGAGCTGCCGAAGGACCTGTCCATCATGAACACGCTCGCGGAGGCCCACGAAGGCACCCAGTTCGTCATCCCGCCGCTGCCGAACACCCAGTTCACTCGTGACACCACCGCGTGGATCTTCGGCGGCGTCACCCTGAACCCGATGCACTGGCCGACCCGCCGCCAGGAAACCCTCCTCACCTCCGCCATCTACAAGTTCCACCCGAAGTTCACCAACGAGGACTTCCACGTCTGGTACGGCGATCCGTCCAAGGACCAGGGCCTGTCCTCCCTGGAGGGTGGCGATATCATGCCGGTCGGCAACGGTGTGGTTCTCATCGGCATGTCCGAGCGTTCTAACTGGCAGGCGATTTCCCAGGTGGCCAAGAACCTCTTCGCTGAAAATGCGGCCGAGAAGGTCATCGTGGCTGGTATGGCACCGGATCGTGCGTCCATGCACCTCGACACCGTCTTCACCTTCTGCGACCGTGACATCGTGACTGCCTACGAGCCGGTGACCGATACCATCATCCCGTTCACCATTCGTCCGGAGGACAACGCGGCAGGCATCTCCGTTACCCGTGAGAACAAGAAGTTTGTGGACGTCGTTGCCGATGCCCTCAACTTGGACAAGCTGCGCGTGGTCCCGACCGGTGGCGACGCGTTCACCGCCGAGCGCGAACAGTGGGATGACGCCAACAACGTCGTGGCTCTGGAGCCGGGCGTGGTCGTTGGCTACGAGCGCAACATGCACACCAACAAGCGCCTGGAGGAGGCAGGCATCGAGGTCGTCTCCATCAGCTCCGCTGAGCTGGGCCGCGGTCGCGGTGGCGGCCACTGCATGACGTGCCCGATCACCCGTGACGCGGTGGAATACTAA
- a CDS encoding IS256 family transposase has protein sequence MTTVSPKKNHDPAKVNEISEKLMENPELASLISELSASADDASELVKGLLQASINAGLQAEMDAHLGYSHSDRKTKAQVESAQGNNHRNGSYTKTVNSGYGAVEVTVPRDRAGTFTPRMVPKGARRLTELDDMIVSLYAGGMTVRDIQHHLATTLGVDMSPDTISTITDAVLDEVMIWQNRQLDEFYPVIFLDALRVKIRDGHRVVNKSCYMAVGVDMDGIKHILGLWIAENEGAAFWASVCADLANRGVQDVFIVCCDGLKGLPEAVEATWPNSMVQTCIVHLIRAANRWVSYQDRKGVSRALREVYTAANEDTARAALDAFEASELGRKYPQSVKVWRDAWERFVPFLQFPPAARRVLYTTNSIESLNAELRKATRNRGQFPNDTAALKTLWLMICNIEDKRAAQRAKKAKRDIECNGYIEGAKATGWKQAINQLAVAYPDRFADYL, from the coding sequence ATGACTACGGTGTCACCGAAGAAAAACCATGACCCGGCAAAGGTCAATGAGATCAGCGAGAAGCTGATGGAAAATCCTGAGCTCGCCAGCTTGATCAGCGAGCTGTCGGCTTCCGCTGATGATGCAAGCGAGCTGGTCAAAGGCCTGCTACAGGCATCAATCAACGCTGGTCTGCAGGCGGAGATGGATGCGCATTTGGGCTATAGCCATTCTGACCGCAAGACCAAAGCCCAAGTCGAATCCGCACAGGGCAACAATCACCGCAATGGGTCGTACACCAAGACCGTCAATTCTGGCTACGGCGCGGTGGAAGTGACCGTGCCCAGGGACCGTGCCGGCACCTTTACTCCCCGGATGGTGCCCAAGGGCGCACGCCGACTCACAGAACTCGACGACATGATCGTCTCGCTATACGCCGGCGGGATGACAGTGCGCGATATCCAGCATCACCTCGCGACCACGCTCGGGGTGGATATGAGCCCGGATACGATCAGCACCATTACCGATGCGGTGTTAGACGAGGTCATGATCTGGCAAAACCGCCAGCTCGACGAGTTCTACCCGGTGATCTTCCTCGACGCGCTACGCGTGAAAATCCGTGACGGCCACCGCGTGGTCAACAAGTCCTGCTATATGGCGGTTGGCGTCGACATGGACGGCATCAAGCACATCCTGGGATTGTGGATCGCTGAAAATGAAGGTGCCGCATTCTGGGCATCGGTCTGCGCGGATCTGGCCAACCGCGGTGTCCAGGACGTGTTCATTGTCTGCTGCGACGGGCTCAAAGGCCTGCCGGAAGCCGTGGAAGCCACCTGGCCGAATTCCATGGTGCAGACCTGTATCGTGCACCTGATTCGGGCTGCGAACCGGTGGGTGTCCTACCAAGACCGCAAAGGGGTCTCCCGGGCGCTGCGTGAGGTCTACACGGCCGCAAACGAGGACACCGCCCGTGCCGCCTTGGATGCGTTCGAAGCCAGTGAACTGGGCCGGAAATACCCGCAATCGGTCAAAGTCTGGCGCGACGCTTGGGAGCGGTTCGTGCCGTTTCTACAGTTCCCGCCGGCGGCACGCCGGGTGCTCTACACCACCAATTCGATCGAGTCGCTGAATGCTGAACTGCGTAAAGCTACCCGTAACCGCGGCCAGTTCCCGAACGATACCGCGGCGTTGAAAACGCTGTGGCTGATGATCTGCAACATCGAAGACAAGCGCGCCGCCCAGCGAGCCAAGAAAGCGAAGCGCGATATCGAATGCAACGGCTATATTGAAGGAGCGAAAGCCACCGGGTGGAAACAAGCCATCAACCAACTAGCCGTGGCTTACCCCGACCGATTCGCGGACTACTTGTAA